One region of Wyeomyia smithii strain HCP4-BCI-WySm-NY-G18 chromosome 3, ASM2978416v1, whole genome shotgun sequence genomic DNA includes:
- the LOC129730917 gene encoding inner centromere protein isoform X7, with protein sequence MGIDMGIVDDLERIPSTTLAALRGILVKSLSRENLSLTDQQLLANRRERHVSFKVAGNRDANAQKQTRPSSANKDSRRRHSVAHTLHWFACVGEDIDINGFNDEEEQQKEREERIKQIKERQNEERQRKLEELKAQALAAQKFREQKEEERRRRMEDLRRRENDRRSQVEERRRAIQEADNERRQYILQKNQEREQRMETKRRNERSSIAFAFGSSTPRMIDTGDSGMSSSFWTNRRATSITNVAYTGAPLTRRSSERELPDGNSKKRATSASGLDRSTDDMRRMSSSMYEVFNWAQTSECPKKLTLSLAGAGINIDEPPSSAERAAAASARRDDSADMSYQRTVNRRKTDLMPTIPSPRDSSRSSLGTHTPRTPGRAFSMTRLDQLAQPRRRNGEHISAIIERERRQAMELENLTRLSLSSSRSSPTANGGAASKRMSRSMSQLASSGSAKYRNTSQDSHSGRSASVRKSSFNSSLLGENLMSRSDTSKSMSQLNTAGRVPRLTKAERLRQQVREQLNGSMAVTGLRSGEITPNSLTASRPGSAMSSSTTASGVVYRRSMPAATSHPRRPRPFSIAVTGVSAGPKEEKPPLPKISAASSGTSGGTSVERKRSQSGTSTPVRVAPAVDSATKKHSSAEKVRISSARGTPKASSTPLQSPGPDKTNRTLNDSLQQKTQKPKPKVDESSLVALQQGQTLVKQGSSVSAKSAEENTETVEQKQEQVLIQSETVSVSTTVVETAEQQQTIVTEIKTEEVQIDSAMEEHQPQLKSLEISNHEEKQDETKEANLLEPDQNGDGSTNDLMTASMIAKRITTEEEAKAALAERRRQAREEAERQAELERQRVAAEEAAEIQRQLEEEERLRKLEEETIRLAEEQRRLDEERLQQAIEEAKKRDEEERLRREEEARQKAEREESERKAREEAERQRVEMAERLKKEEKEREERRKRVEAIMSRTRAKGSANNTPTKQSDENKDDVMSKSQIVTSDNPAALLDPTMSMTESMLGSTDPQPSETDVAFPVPAEAPTSDKVDQLAQDVQSLSLVDVGSEVNQQNNNNNNNNSSSLNNNHNNNNDRNEESVAVSNSGKSNSSADYERSVTEKENFLLGSFNNNLNSNGGSGIGSSQQPSSLESSSSPVGATTNGKSTSGATTIAETTELIIEDAIMSGQTNGHKNGSIDNVFTQDLPAVDSATKPFLVTFDTSSPSATATAVDFTLSSAADVVAEQNNENHNLLDSTTFTNVTTTTATTAGQLIDFGSFQSSLADEVPQQQSATVLASDDPFNLNLNNNNNFSDHLLINSSNNGTSASPSLFTTGDANLISSSNFLNNNSARLVAASDSQDNRDLSLL encoded by the exons GTATACTAGTCAAATCGCTGTCTCGAGAGAATCTAAGTCTGACCGATCAACAGCTGCTGGCAAATCGAAGGGAACGTCACGTGTCATTCAAAGTTG ctGGAAACAGGGATGCAAATGCGCAAAAACAGACCAGACCATCTTCAGCTAATAAAG ACAGCCGTCGTCGACACTCTGTAGCGCATACATTGCACTGGTTTGCCTGCGTGGGCGAGGATATCGATATTAATGGGTTCAATGACGAAG AGGAACAACAAAAGGAACGTGAAGAGCGAATAAAACAGATCAAGGAACGGCAGAATGAGGAACGGCAGCGAAAGCTAGAGGAACTGAAGGCACAAGCACTGGCGGCGCAGAAATTTCGTGAACAGAAGGAAGAGGAACGCCGACGCCGAATGGAGGACCTGCGACGACGCGAAAACGACCGACGCTCACAGGTGGAGGAGCGACGGCGCGCGATACAGGAAGCGGACAACGAACGGCGACAGTACATACTGCAGAAGAACCAGGAACGGGAACAGCGAATGGAAACCAAACGGCGCAACGAGCGCAGCTCGATCGCGTTCGCGTTCGGGTCGTCGACCCCGCGTATGATCGACACTGGTGATAGTGGCATGAGCAGCTCGTTCTGGACCAACCGTCG agCAACATCTATCACAAATGTAGCGTACACCGGGGCACCACTGACGCGTCGCAGCTCCGAACGGGAACTCCCCGACGGAAACTCCAAAAAACGTGCTACCTCCGCTAGTGGTTTAGATAGATCGACCGACG ACATGAGACGAATGTCCAGCTCCATGTACGAGGTATTCAACTGGGCCCAGACGAGCGAATGTCCGAAAAAGTTGACCCTCTCGCTGGCCGGTGCTGGTATCAACATTGACGAACCGCCGTCTAGTGCGGAGCGAGCGGCCGCTGCGAGTGCAAGAAGGG ACGATTCGGCTGACATGAGCTACCAGCGTACCGTCAATCGACGCAAAACCGATCTTATGCCCACCATTCCTAGTCCTCGCGATAGCTCTAGATCATCTCTCGGCACTCACACTCCCAGAACACCAG GTCGAGCTTTCTCGATGACACGCCTAGACCAGCTGGCCCAACCACGCCGTCGCAACGGCGAACACATCAGTGCAATCATAGAACGCGAGCGCCGTCAAGCTATGGAGTTGGAGAACTTGACCCGCCTCTCGTTATCCTCGTCCCGTTCATCGCCGACGGCCAACGGTGGTGCCGCCAGCAAGCGAATGTCACGCAGCATGTCCCAGTTGGCGAGTAGCGGCTCGGCCAAGTACCGTAATACGTCCCAGGACTCGCACTCGGGTCGTTCCGCAAGTGTGCGCAAGTCCTCCTTCAATTCATCACTGCTGGGCGAGAATTTGATGAGCCGTTCCGACACGTCCAAGAGTATGTCCCAGCTGAATACGGCAGGACGTGTTCCACGACTTACCAAGGCGGAACGGCTCCGGCAGCAGGTTCGCGAACAGCTGAACGGTTCCATGGCGGTAACAG GTTTGCGTTCAGGGGAAATAACGCCCAACAGTCTAACAGCGTCCCGTCCAGGCAGTGCAATGTCCAGCTCAACCACAGCTTCCGGTGTCGTGTACCGACGTTCGATGCCAGCGGCCACCAGTCATCCCCGCAGGCCGCGCCCGTTCTCCATTGCCGTGACGGGAGTTTCAGCCGGTCCGAAAGAAG AGAAACCCCCACTTCCGAAAATATCCGCAGCTAGCAGTGGCACTAGTGGTGGCACTTCAGTGGAGCGCAAACGTTCTCAAAGTGGCACCAGCACCCCGGTCAGGGTGGCACCAGCGGTGGACAGTGCTACCAAAAAGCACTCCTCAGCGGAAAAAGTACGCATTAGCAGTGCTCGTGGTACCCCGAAGGCATCATCAACTCCTCTGCAGTCACCGGGACCGGATAAGACTAACCGAACCCTAAACGATTCGCTACAGCAGAAAACACAGAAACCGAAACCAAAAGTGGACGAGTCATCGCTGGTGGCATTGCAACAGGGGCAAACTTTAGTCAAGCAAGGATCTTCGGTCAGTGCTAAAAGTGCTGAGGAAAATACAGAGACGGTGGAGCAAAAACAGGAGCAAGTTTTGATACAATCGGAAACCGTTTCCGTTTCTACCACCGTAGTTGAAACAGCCGAACAGCAGCAAACCATAGTAACTGAGATTAAAACAGAAGAAGTGCAAATCGATTCGGCAATGGAAGAGCATCAACCACAGTTGAAGAGCTTGGAAATTAGTAATCACGAAGAAAAGCAAGATGAAACTAAGGAAGCGAACCTCTTGGAACCAGACCAAAACGGAGACGGATCTACGAATGATTTAATGACAGCATCAATGATCGCTAAACGCATTACCACGGAAGAGGAAGCGAAAGCTGCGCTGGCCGAGCGTCGCCGTCAGGCTCGCGAAGAAGCTGAACGTCAGGCAGAACTCGAACGTCAACGTGTGGCCGCCGAGGAAGCAGCAGAAATACAGCGCCAGCTAGAGGAAGAAGAGCGCCTTCGCAAGCTCGAAGAGGAAACGATTCGTCTGGCGGAGGAACAACGGCGCCTCGACGAGGAACGTCTCCAGCAGGCCATAGAAGAGGCCAAGAAACGCGACGAGGAGGAACGTCTGCGTCGCGAAGAAGAAGCTCGCCAGAAGGCCGAACGCGAGGAATCGGAACGTAAGGCACGGGAGGAAGCCGAACGACAGCGTGTCGAAATGGCCGAAAGACTTAAGAAGGAGGAGAAGGAGCGCGAGGAACGACGAAAACGCGTGGAAGCTATCATGTCCAGAACGCGCGCCAAGGGTAGCGCTAATAATACGCCTACCAAG CAATCCGATGAAAACAAAGATGACGTCATGAGTAAAAGTCAGATTGTGACATCTGATAACCCAGCAGCTCTGCTCGATCCAACGATGTCAATGACCGAATCCATGCTGGGTTCAACAGATCCCCAGCCGTCGGAAACGGATGTGGCATTTCCAGTTCCAGCAGAAGCACCAACTAGCGATAAAGTGGACCAGTTGGCCCAGGATGTTCAGTCGCTGTCGCTTGTAGATGTGGGAAGCGAGGtcaatcagcaaaataataacaataataacaacaacagcagTAGCTTGAACAATAATCATAACAACAATAATGATAGAAATGAAGAGAGTGTAGCCGTTTCTAACTCCGGAAAGAGCAACAGCAGCGCTGACTACGAGCGCTCGGTAACGGAGAAGGAGAACTTTCTGCTAGGCAGCTTTAACAACAATCTGAACAGCAACGGTGGCAGTGGGATCGGTAGCAGTCAGCAACCCTCGTCACTGGAGTCAAGCTCGTCGCCAGTAGGAGCTACAACCAATGGCAAGTCGACGTCCGGTGCAACGACGATTGCCGAAACGACCGAGCTGATTATTGAGGATGCGATCATGAGCGGTCAGACGAACGGTCACAAGAACGGCAGTATTGATAATGTGTT TACACAAGATCTACCGGCTGTTGACAGTGCCACGAAACCATTCCTAGTGACATTCGACACCAGTAGTCCCAGCGCTACTGCAACAGCAGTCGATTTTACACTCTCGTCAGCAGCCGACGTTGTCGCCGAGCAGAACAACGAAAATCACAATCTCCTGGATTCGACAACATTTACCAATGTGACAACGACCACTGCCACAACAGCTGgccagttgatcgatttcgGTAGTTTTCAGAGCTCGCTGGCCGATGAAGTGCCACAGCAGCAAAGTGCGACCGTCCTCGCCAGCGACGATCCGTTTAATTTGAAccttaacaacaacaacaattttAGCGATCATCTTCTGATTAATAGTAGTAACAACGGTACCTCAGCTTCCCCTTCCCTGTTCACCACCGGCGATGCAAATTTGATCAGTAGTAGCAATTTCCTAAACAATAACTCTGCGAGGCTAGTCGCAGCATCCGACAGTCAAGACAACCGAG ACTTGTCGCTCTTGTAA
- the LOC129730917 gene encoding inner centromere protein isoform X9: protein MGIDMGIVDDLERIPSTTLAALRGILVKSLSRENLSLTDQQLLANRRERHVSFKVAGNRDANAQKQTRPSSANKESIPIQEEQQKEREERIKQIKERQNEERQRKLEELKAQALAAQKFREQKEEERRRRMEDLRRRENDRRSQVEERRRAIQEADNERRQYILQKNQEREQRMETKRRNERSSIAFAFGSSTPRMIDTGDSGMSSSFWTNRRATSITNVAYTGAPLTRRSSERELPDGNSKKRATSASGLDRSTDDMRRMSSSMYEVFNWAQTSECPKKLTLSLAGAGINIDEPPSSAERAAAASARRDDSADMSYQRTVNRRKTDLMPTIPSPRDSSRSSLGTHTPRTPGRAFSMTRLDQLAQPRRRNGEHISAIIERERRQAMELENLTRLSLSSSRSSPTANGGAASKRMSRSMSQLASSGSAKYRNTSQDSHSGRSASVRKSSFNSSLLGENLMSRSDTSKSMSQLNTAGRVPRLTKAERLRQQVREQLNGSMAVTGLRSGEITPNSLTASRPGSAMSSSTTASGVVYRRSMPAATSHPRRPRPFSIAVTGVSAGPKEEKPPLPKISAASSGTSGGTSVERKRSQSGTSTPVRVAPAVDSATKKHSSAEKVRISSARGTPKASSTPLQSPGPDKTNRTLNDSLQQKTQKPKPKVDESSLVALQQGQTLVKQGSSVSAKSAEENTETVEQKQEQVLIQSETVSVSTTVVETAEQQQTIVTEIKTEEVQIDSAMEEHQPQLKSLEISNHEEKQDETKEANLLEPDQNGDGSTNDLMTASMIAKRITTEEEAKAALAERRRQAREEAERQAELERQRVAAEEAAEIQRQLEEEERLRKLEEETIRLAEEQRRLDEERLQQAIEEAKKRDEEERLRREEEARQKAEREESERKAREEAERQRVEMAERLKKEEKEREERRKRVEAIMSRTRAKGSANNTPTKQSDENKDDVMSKSQIVTSDNPAALLDPTMSMTESMLGSTDPQPSETDVAFPVPAEAPTSDKVDQLAQDVQSLSLVDVGSEVNQQNNNNNNNNSSSLNNNHNNNNDRNEESVAVSNSGKSNSSADYERSVTEKENFLLGSFNNNLNSNGGSGIGSSQQPSSLESSSSPVGATTNGKSTSGATTIAETTELIIEDAIMSGQTNGHKNGSIDNVFTQDLPAVDSATKPFLVTFDTSSPSATATAVDFTLSSAADVVAEQNNENHNLLDSTTFTNVTTTTATTAGQLIDFGSFQSSLADEVPQQQSATVLASDDPFNLNLNNNNNFSDHLLINSSNNGTSASPSLFTTGDANLISSSNFLNNNSARLVAASDSQDNRDLSLL from the exons GTATACTAGTCAAATCGCTGTCTCGAGAGAATCTAAGTCTGACCGATCAACAGCTGCTGGCAAATCGAAGGGAACGTCACGTGTCATTCAAAGTTG ctGGAAACAGGGATGCAAATGCGCAAAAACAGACCAGACCATCTTCAGCTAATAAA GAATCCATACCAATTCAAGAGGAACAACAAAAGGAACGTGAAGAGCGAATAAAACAGATCAAGGAACGGCAGAATGAGGAACGGCAGCGAAAGCTAGAGGAACTGAAGGCACAAGCACTGGCGGCGCAGAAATTTCGTGAACAGAAGGAAGAGGAACGCCGACGCCGAATGGAGGACCTGCGACGACGCGAAAACGACCGACGCTCACAGGTGGAGGAGCGACGGCGCGCGATACAGGAAGCGGACAACGAACGGCGACAGTACATACTGCAGAAGAACCAGGAACGGGAACAGCGAATGGAAACCAAACGGCGCAACGAGCGCAGCTCGATCGCGTTCGCGTTCGGGTCGTCGACCCCGCGTATGATCGACACTGGTGATAGTGGCATGAGCAGCTCGTTCTGGACCAACCGTCG agCAACATCTATCACAAATGTAGCGTACACCGGGGCACCACTGACGCGTCGCAGCTCCGAACGGGAACTCCCCGACGGAAACTCCAAAAAACGTGCTACCTCCGCTAGTGGTTTAGATAGATCGACCGACG ACATGAGACGAATGTCCAGCTCCATGTACGAGGTATTCAACTGGGCCCAGACGAGCGAATGTCCGAAAAAGTTGACCCTCTCGCTGGCCGGTGCTGGTATCAACATTGACGAACCGCCGTCTAGTGCGGAGCGAGCGGCCGCTGCGAGTGCAAGAAGGG ACGATTCGGCTGACATGAGCTACCAGCGTACCGTCAATCGACGCAAAACCGATCTTATGCCCACCATTCCTAGTCCTCGCGATAGCTCTAGATCATCTCTCGGCACTCACACTCCCAGAACACCAG GTCGAGCTTTCTCGATGACACGCCTAGACCAGCTGGCCCAACCACGCCGTCGCAACGGCGAACACATCAGTGCAATCATAGAACGCGAGCGCCGTCAAGCTATGGAGTTGGAGAACTTGACCCGCCTCTCGTTATCCTCGTCCCGTTCATCGCCGACGGCCAACGGTGGTGCCGCCAGCAAGCGAATGTCACGCAGCATGTCCCAGTTGGCGAGTAGCGGCTCGGCCAAGTACCGTAATACGTCCCAGGACTCGCACTCGGGTCGTTCCGCAAGTGTGCGCAAGTCCTCCTTCAATTCATCACTGCTGGGCGAGAATTTGATGAGCCGTTCCGACACGTCCAAGAGTATGTCCCAGCTGAATACGGCAGGACGTGTTCCACGACTTACCAAGGCGGAACGGCTCCGGCAGCAGGTTCGCGAACAGCTGAACGGTTCCATGGCGGTAACAG GTTTGCGTTCAGGGGAAATAACGCCCAACAGTCTAACAGCGTCCCGTCCAGGCAGTGCAATGTCCAGCTCAACCACAGCTTCCGGTGTCGTGTACCGACGTTCGATGCCAGCGGCCACCAGTCATCCCCGCAGGCCGCGCCCGTTCTCCATTGCCGTGACGGGAGTTTCAGCCGGTCCGAAAGAAG AGAAACCCCCACTTCCGAAAATATCCGCAGCTAGCAGTGGCACTAGTGGTGGCACTTCAGTGGAGCGCAAACGTTCTCAAAGTGGCACCAGCACCCCGGTCAGGGTGGCACCAGCGGTGGACAGTGCTACCAAAAAGCACTCCTCAGCGGAAAAAGTACGCATTAGCAGTGCTCGTGGTACCCCGAAGGCATCATCAACTCCTCTGCAGTCACCGGGACCGGATAAGACTAACCGAACCCTAAACGATTCGCTACAGCAGAAAACACAGAAACCGAAACCAAAAGTGGACGAGTCATCGCTGGTGGCATTGCAACAGGGGCAAACTTTAGTCAAGCAAGGATCTTCGGTCAGTGCTAAAAGTGCTGAGGAAAATACAGAGACGGTGGAGCAAAAACAGGAGCAAGTTTTGATACAATCGGAAACCGTTTCCGTTTCTACCACCGTAGTTGAAACAGCCGAACAGCAGCAAACCATAGTAACTGAGATTAAAACAGAAGAAGTGCAAATCGATTCGGCAATGGAAGAGCATCAACCACAGTTGAAGAGCTTGGAAATTAGTAATCACGAAGAAAAGCAAGATGAAACTAAGGAAGCGAACCTCTTGGAACCAGACCAAAACGGAGACGGATCTACGAATGATTTAATGACAGCATCAATGATCGCTAAACGCATTACCACGGAAGAGGAAGCGAAAGCTGCGCTGGCCGAGCGTCGCCGTCAGGCTCGCGAAGAAGCTGAACGTCAGGCAGAACTCGAACGTCAACGTGTGGCCGCCGAGGAAGCAGCAGAAATACAGCGCCAGCTAGAGGAAGAAGAGCGCCTTCGCAAGCTCGAAGAGGAAACGATTCGTCTGGCGGAGGAACAACGGCGCCTCGACGAGGAACGTCTCCAGCAGGCCATAGAAGAGGCCAAGAAACGCGACGAGGAGGAACGTCTGCGTCGCGAAGAAGAAGCTCGCCAGAAGGCCGAACGCGAGGAATCGGAACGTAAGGCACGGGAGGAAGCCGAACGACAGCGTGTCGAAATGGCCGAAAGACTTAAGAAGGAGGAGAAGGAGCGCGAGGAACGACGAAAACGCGTGGAAGCTATCATGTCCAGAACGCGCGCCAAGGGTAGCGCTAATAATACGCCTACCAAG CAATCCGATGAAAACAAAGATGACGTCATGAGTAAAAGTCAGATTGTGACATCTGATAACCCAGCAGCTCTGCTCGATCCAACGATGTCAATGACCGAATCCATGCTGGGTTCAACAGATCCCCAGCCGTCGGAAACGGATGTGGCATTTCCAGTTCCAGCAGAAGCACCAACTAGCGATAAAGTGGACCAGTTGGCCCAGGATGTTCAGTCGCTGTCGCTTGTAGATGTGGGAAGCGAGGtcaatcagcaaaataataacaataataacaacaacagcagTAGCTTGAACAATAATCATAACAACAATAATGATAGAAATGAAGAGAGTGTAGCCGTTTCTAACTCCGGAAAGAGCAACAGCAGCGCTGACTACGAGCGCTCGGTAACGGAGAAGGAGAACTTTCTGCTAGGCAGCTTTAACAACAATCTGAACAGCAACGGTGGCAGTGGGATCGGTAGCAGTCAGCAACCCTCGTCACTGGAGTCAAGCTCGTCGCCAGTAGGAGCTACAACCAATGGCAAGTCGACGTCCGGTGCAACGACGATTGCCGAAACGACCGAGCTGATTATTGAGGATGCGATCATGAGCGGTCAGACGAACGGTCACAAGAACGGCAGTATTGATAATGTGTT TACACAAGATCTACCGGCTGTTGACAGTGCCACGAAACCATTCCTAGTGACATTCGACACCAGTAGTCCCAGCGCTACTGCAACAGCAGTCGATTTTACACTCTCGTCAGCAGCCGACGTTGTCGCCGAGCAGAACAACGAAAATCACAATCTCCTGGATTCGACAACATTTACCAATGTGACAACGACCACTGCCACAACAGCTGgccagttgatcgatttcgGTAGTTTTCAGAGCTCGCTGGCCGATGAAGTGCCACAGCAGCAAAGTGCGACCGTCCTCGCCAGCGACGATCCGTTTAATTTGAAccttaacaacaacaacaattttAGCGATCATCTTCTGATTAATAGTAGTAACAACGGTACCTCAGCTTCCCCTTCCCTGTTCACCACCGGCGATGCAAATTTGATCAGTAGTAGCAATTTCCTAAACAATAACTCTGCGAGGCTAGTCGCAGCATCCGACAGTCAAGACAACCGAG ACTTGTCGCTCTTGTAA